TGTCAGGCTTTTTTTATGGCCAAAACTTTGGTAAATGAATGGGGCAATTCACTCTCCTTGACTGCGGATTTAATTAAATTTACTCTCTTATTATAACCGATGTATCAAATTAAATTTCGTCTACTTCTAATAATAGCCTTTTTTATTCATGGCTTTGTCTATTCTCAGAAACCAGATGAAGAACAAATTGGTAATGGAGGTCCTCCATTAGAGTACATATATGAGAATAGTGCTATTGTCCACATAGAGGATACTACACTTGACGATTTGACGTATGTAGATAGATTAAAGTATGATTCGCATTTTATGAGATTAGCGGGTATTACAACATCAGCGAATAAAATTGTTTATTCATATAATAAAACTCCTGGTTTTTATCTTGGAATGAATGGGCAAAGAGTAAATGGATTTTCAAGTGAAAATTTGAAATACTACAATTCTCCGAAACCTTTTACTAGTGTATTGTTTTCTACAGGTACTGGTAAAGAACAGTCCTATCGAATGACACATACTCAGAATATTAGGAGGAATTGGAATGTAGGTTTTGTTATGGATCGATATCGGTTTATGGGGAACTACCTACAGGAGGAGGGTAAGCTAAATTCAATAGGGATAACGTCTAATTATTTAGGAAAGAAGGGAGTATATCAAGTTCGGGGTAATTTGAATTATAATAATTTGGAGAATCAGGAGAGTGGTGGATTTGCGAACAGTATTGCTATAGATACTCTGGTGTCTATTGATCAATTCTCAGCAAGTGTTAAACTTAAGGATGCAACTTATCAGAAGGTAGATTATGGAATTCATTTTGTTCATGGTTTAAATTTGGGAAGAAAATTTGATGTTAAGGTAAATGACAGTATGTCGGTTAAAAGAGTTTCGCCATTGTTTAGGGTATCACATGGATTTAGCGCCAGTTCCAAAATGTTCTTATATCAAGATGCAAATATTGACACAACCTCTAATGACACTCTTATTTATCATGATTTTCATGACACAACTAAATTTACTTTTGATTCCCTGCATATTAACAAAGTAGAGAATTCTGTAATATTATCTGCGCTTAGAATTTTACCAAAATCTAGCAAAGTTAATTTTCAATTAGATTTAGGTTATAAAATTCAAAATGTAAATCTATATAGATATAGTTTTTCTGATAGTATAAATAACAGAATATTAGAATCTAGCTTATTTAAAACGGGAAGTAGAAGTAATGAGTTTAAAATTAGTGGCTATTATGTACTTGGTGGTACTAACAAGGATGATTTCTTGGCTGACGTAAACTTTATTCAGGGGCTAAGAAAGGATTCTATTGGGGTATATAGGAATACAATTAAAATTAATGCCTATTCTGGTAAAAGAGACGTCGATGATTTTCAAAAGAATTACTTCTCAAACAATTTTGTATGGAATAATGATTTTAAGAAAATTGAGAGTAGTGGTGTATCCGTTAATCTTAGAAGTATCCCATTAAACGTTGAGCTTTCAATTAAGCATAATATAGTTAAGAATTATACTTATTTGGGAATATATGCAACACCAGTGCAGTTAGCTGAGTCGGTGTCTTATACAGCATTACTACTGAGAAACAAATTTAGACTCTGGAAGTTCTATTTGTCAAATAATATTAAATATCAAATAGTGAATAATGATACACTCCGACTTCCTAAAATAGTGTCTAGGCATTCATTCTACTTTGAAAATATTGTCTTTAAAAGCGCTATGCGTTTGAGGTTTGGAATGGATGTATTGTTTCTTAATCAATATTATTCAAGTCGATATATGCCTGTTACTAATCAGTTTTATTTTCAAGAGGATGCCACTGCGAGCGATCAGTTATTTTTGAATCTGTTTTTAAGTTTCAAAATTAAACAGGCGAGAGTTTTTGTTAAATACCTTAACCTTATGGATAAGGTTAATAATGTTTCTTCATTTACCACTCAAGATTACGCGGTACTGAATGGAGGTATCCGTTTTGGCCTAAAGTGGATATTTTATAATTAATTATTGAGATCCGTTAATTGAATCAAGTGATAATCGGATAAATTCCGCATTCTGATAGATTATTTTTTTCTCGATAAAAGTTATGTGAGGGAATTCTCTGGTTAGCTCTCTGTTTACTCTATGTCGTTCATAATCTAACTCACTGAAAAGACTGTTTAGATAAGTTGTGTCAGCTATTTTTAGTTGGGTTTTTACATATAGTTTTCTGAATATTGTATCGTTGAACATCTGAATTACGTGTTGAGGCGTGAATTTAGAAGACTTCCAAGCAAGGTATCTAAAACAAGATTCTATGTTAGATAGATTGTCAATTTGCTCTAGGTCATATGCAATTATTTCAAATCTAGAAGTCATAGGGTCGTATAAGAACCTCAGATTTTGTAAAGCCATTGGATGATGATTTCCAAATAAATGGTTAACTGCAACAGTAGTGGCTAGTTTATCTATGTTAAAAACCTCGTTGGTGGGTTTTATATTATTTCTGAAGTCATTCATTAGTTTAATAGCGGTTTTAGCTACTCCGCTGTTATTCTTTTTTCCTTGTACAACAATTGGCATACTCATGTATTGTAGGTCAGATAAGGAATTTTTTTTCTCTGGAAGAGAATCCAAGATTAGGATTAATTTATTGAAGTAGGCAGGGTAATCTAAAGTGTCCGACCAAGTAGAGTGATCCCATTTTATAATTACCCCATTATCTATTTCTTTTACGGCATTCATTTTACGGTCAAATGCTTCTTCTATAGCATATGTTCCCAGATACATCCCATTTAATGTTAGATCTACAAACTGATAATGCAAAGGTAAATTACCGGTAAATTTGACTATTCTTTGATATAGCCATTCAATTGAATATCCTCTTCGCGGAGGATATAATAGTCCGAATTTTGCTAAGCCTTCTACTATGCATTCTTTCGGTTTTACTTTAAATGACCATTTAACAGGTATTGACCAATGTTCGGATCCCCATCCTTTTAGTTTTATTTTTATACTTGTTTCTTTTCCTTTGTAGAAGAGTTTTCCGGGTACATAGTTTTTGTTTTCTGACTTTAGTAAGCCTGCATTAATAGATCTTGTTCTATCTCGTTCCAAGCTTCTCATTGAGCTTGATGGGATTTCTAATTTCAATGAAGGGAAATTACCTTTAGGCTTTAGGGATAAATAGTAGAGACGAGATTTTATAATTAATAAAGTGTCAGAAAAGGATGTGCCTCTGGGAAGAAATAGAAATGCACCGATACCTACGATGGTAATAAAAACAAAGAAGTATAAGAGATATACAATCTTTTTGGTGAACATCTATATCAAAGTGTAAATTTATTTTCTGGAATTAAGTTTTTTGTTTCTTCTTTTTGGCTGCTGGGAATAGTATGTTATTTAATATGAGTCTGTAAGAAGGGGAGTTAGGGTGGAGATTTAAATCTGTAGGAGGGTCGTTTACGTAATGCTGATAATCCTCCGGATCATGACCACCATAGAATGTCCATGTTCCATTTCCGAATTCTCCGTGAATATATTTTGCGGAATTTAATCCCTTATTTTCTCCTAGAATTAACACATTCGATTTGATGTTCTTCTTGTTATAGGCAGTTGTTTGTCCCATGAACCCTTTGATTACTTGCTCGTGGTTTTGGTTTAGCATAGTAGGTACCCAGTCCCATTTTGCAGAAAAGTCGAATAGCGTAAAGTAGTCTTGCTCTTCGGGTGTCTTTTTGTGGATAGGGGTGGCATCAATAGTAGAGAATTCGTATTCAAGAGGATTCCGTTCCAAAATAAAATCCTTAAAGGCAAAGGTTTTTGAATAATCAATTTCTCCTTGCATCGAAGCACTTGGAGGGTCTCCATCAAACATATAGTCACATATATCCGTGTTTTGAGCAGCAAGAGAAATGTCAAATGAATCTGTCCCTGAGCACATCGAAAAAAGGAACCCGCCACCAGCAGTAAAATCTCTAATCTTTAAGGCAACACCTAATTTTAGTTTAGAAACCTTGGTAAACCCAAGTCTTTTAGCAGTTTCTTCATGTTCTTTGACTTGATCTTGGTACCAAGGAGCATTCTTATATGCTCTGTAAAACTTGCCATATTGGCCAGTGAAATCTTCGTGATGTAAATGAAGCCAATCGTAAAGAGGTAAACTTCCTTTTATTATTTCATCATCGTAGATAACGTCATATGGAATTTCCGCATATGTCAATACAAGTGTTACTGCATCATCCCAAGGAAGTTTGCTTTTGGGTGAATACACAGCAACTTTAGGTGCTTTCTCTAACTTAACTGCATCCATATTTACTTCTGGATTAGCAATTTCGTTTAAAATGCTTACCGCTTGGACGTCTGCTATGATTTGAAACTTAACATCTCTAACTATACATTCTTCTTCTATTTCTTTGACATTGTCAAGAAGGAAGCTTCCTCCTCTGTAATTAAGAAGCCATTGTAAAGAACTGTTTTTGTCTAATACCCAATATGCAATCCCATATGCCTTTAGATGATTGCTTTGGGTGTCATCCATTGGGATAAGAATCTTACTAGCAGTGAGCTGAAGACTTGATAGAGAAATTAAGATTAAAAGTATTGTCGCTTTTTTCATTTGCGTTTGAACGAAATTCAGGGTTGATTATTCTCCAAATTCGTCATCATCGTCGTTCATGCTAGACCCCATGGTGTACGTCTGAAGATTATCCGAAAAAGGATCGTCTGAGTCATCAAAAATATTTTCTTCTAAGTCAACGAACTTAGCTAAGGTCGCAATAAACTTAAGACGAACACTGCCCAATCCACCATTTCTATGCTTAGCGATTATTATTTCGCCCATTCCTAGATTATATCTACCTGTTTCGTCTTCATCCAAACCGTAATATTCTGGGCGATAAATAAACGTTACCATATCGGCATCTTGTTCAATCGCGCCAGATTCCCTTAAATCTGAAAGCATTGGTTTTTTATCGCCTCCCCTTGTTTCAACGGCTCTACTAAGTTGAGAAAGAGCCATAATTGGAATATTAAGTTCTTTTGCAATAGTTTTAAGATTTCTTGAAATGGTGCTTATTTCCTGTTCCCGGTTACCTTTCATATTAGGACCAGCTGTCATTAGTTGGAGGTAATCTATTATTATGAACTTAATATCGTGTTGTGATTTAAGTCGTCGGGTTTTTGCACGTAACTCAAATACGGATAGGGCAGGAGAGTCATCAATGTAGATTGGGGCATCAGCGAGGGCAGTAATTTTTTCATTTAACTGATTCCACTCATTTTTATCTAAATTCCCCTTCTTCAGTTTTTCTATCGAAATTTCAGTTTCACTAGCAATTAGCCTATTTACTAATTGAACAGAAGACATCTCAAGAGAAAAGAAAGCTACAGGGATTTTAAATTGAACGGCGATATTTCTAGCCATAGAAAGTACAAAGGCTGTTTTTCCCATTCCTGGTCTTGCTGCACAGATAATTAAGTCAGAAGGTTGCCATCCCGATGTTAATCGG
This sequence is a window from Flavobacteriales bacterium. Protein-coding genes within it:
- the dnaB gene encoding replicative DNA helicase; translated protein: LGALMLEKDALTTVIDILHPETFYKQHNQKIFKAIQMLFQNSEPIDILTVTNQLKKDGDLEIVGGPYYITQLTNRVASASNIEFHARIVLQKFIQRQMIRIASQTIQKSYDESTDVFDLLDFVEKELFTVAEGNIRKNYDEIKVVLNQAISNIEKARDQEGGISGIPSGFTELDRLTSGWQPSDLIICAARPGMGKTAFVLSMARNIAVQFKIPVAFFSLEMSSVQLVNRLIASETEISIEKLKKGNLDKNEWNQLNEKITALADAPIYIDDSPALSVFELRAKTRRLKSQHDIKFIIIDYLQLMTAGPNMKGNREQEISTISRNLKTIAKELNIPIMALSQLSRAVETRGGDKKPMLSDLRESGAIEQDADMVTFIYRPEYYGLDEDETGRYNLGMGEIIIAKHRNGGLGSVRLKFIATLAKFVDLEENIFDDSDDPFSDNLQTYTMGSSMNDDDDEFGE
- a CDS encoding CotH kinase family protein → MFTKKIVYLLYFFVFITIVGIGAFLFLPRGTSFSDTLLIIKSRLYYLSLKPKGNFPSLKLEIPSSSMRSLERDRTRSINAGLLKSENKNYVPGKLFYKGKETSIKIKLKGWGSEHWSIPVKWSFKVKPKECIVEGLAKFGLLYPPRRGYSIEWLYQRIVKFTGNLPLHYQFVDLTLNGMYLGTYAIEEAFDRKMNAVKEIDNGVIIKWDHSTWSDTLDYPAYFNKLILILDSLPEKKNSLSDLQYMSMPIVVQGKKNNSGVAKTAIKLMNDFRNNIKPTNEVFNIDKLATTVAVNHLFGNHHPMALQNLRFLYDPMTSRFEIIAYDLEQIDNLSNIESCFRYLAWKSSKFTPQHVIQMFNDTIFRKLYVKTQLKIADTTYLNSLFSELDYERHRVNRELTREFPHITFIEKKIIYQNAEFIRLSLDSINGSQ
- a CDS encoding asparagine synthetase B, whose amino-acid sequence is MKKATILLILISLSSLQLTASKILIPMDDTQSNHLKAYGIAYWVLDKNSSLQWLLNYRGGSFLLDNVKEIEEECIVRDVKFQIIADVQAVSILNEIANPEVNMDAVKLEKAPKVAVYSPKSKLPWDDAVTLVLTYAEIPYDVIYDDEIIKGSLPLYDWLHLHHEDFTGQYGKFYRAYKNAPWYQDQVKEHEETAKRLGFTKVSKLKLGVALKIRDFTAGGGFLFSMCSGTDSFDISLAAQNTDICDYMFDGDPPSASMQGEIDYSKTFAFKDFILERNPLEYEFSTIDATPIHKKTPEEQDYFTLFDFSAKWDWVPTMLNQNHEQVIKGFMGQTTAYNKKNIKSNVLILGENKGLNSAKYIHGEFGNGTWTFYGGHDPEDYQHYVNDPPTDLNLHPNSPSYRLILNNILFPAAKKKKQKT